From the Euphorbia lathyris chromosome 6, ddEupLath1.1, whole genome shotgun sequence genome, one window contains:
- the LOC136234153 gene encoding uncharacterized protein, producing MKSIVGMVVSNKMQKSVVVAVDRLFHNKVYNRYVKRTSKFMAHDENNLCNIGDRVRLDPSRPLSKRKNWVVAEILKKARIYVPPSAVEATGSNGAAATNPSTS from the exons ATGAAGTCTATAGTAGGAATGGTGGTGTCCAATAAAATGCAGAAATCTGTAGTGGTAGCAGTTGATAGGTTGTTCCACAACAAGGTATACAACCGCTATGTCAAGCGCACTTCCAAGTTCATGGCCCATGACGAAAACAACCTTTGCAACATTGGCGATCGA GTTAGATTGGATCCTTCTAGGCCATTGAGCAAAAGAAAGAACTGGGTTGTTGCTGAAATTTTGAAAAAGGCACGAATTTATGTGCCCCCATCTGCTGTTGAGGCTACTGGTTCAAATGGTGCAGCTGCGACAAATCCTTCAACCTCTTAA